From Candidatus Thermoplasmatota archaeon, the proteins below share one genomic window:
- a CDS encoding DMT family transporter, protein MELLWLPFSIATIMMYGFGQVFAKETRTHVSSANLLIMLGANILVMWSAYWIVFHEPGSFPLSTWLQAAAAAALSGAAFITYYESLKHGKVSIVGTIAGAYAPWTVVLALIFLRETMGISEAAGVVLVVASMLIFTYSPNGNNGNERKKTELLGIAFAICSLFFWGTSAALAKGAISDIGDTNFIGVYALICPAIWIVYWLAREKGRFERPKSNGWVLELSMLFFAGGGITLYLAIQNGNMSIVSPITNLYPLVTIAVAKLRLKEQLTLRQIIALAMLFISIPLFSI, encoded by the coding sequence ATGGAGCTCCTTTGGCTACCTTTCTCGATTGCCACCATAATGATGTATGGTTTCGGTCAGGTTTTTGCCAAGGAGACCAGAACACACGTTTCCTCCGCAAATCTCCTCATCATGCTAGGAGCGAACATACTCGTGATGTGGAGCGCCTACTGGATCGTGTTCCACGAACCCGGATCCTTCCCGCTATCGACCTGGCTCCAGGCGGCGGCAGCTGCAGCCCTCTCGGGTGCTGCGTTCATCACCTACTACGAATCGCTCAAGCACGGCAAGGTGAGCATCGTCGGGACCATTGCAGGGGCATACGCTCCTTGGACAGTAGTCCTTGCGCTCATCTTCCTTAGAGAGACGATGGGCATCAGCGAGGCCGCAGGCGTGGTCCTCGTCGTGGCCAGCATGCTCATTTTCACATACTCCCCGAATGGAAACAACGGCAATGAAAGGAAGAAGACCGAACTTCTGGGGATCGCATTCGCCATATGCTCCCTATTCTTCTGGGGGACATCCGCTGCCCTCGCGAAGGGTGCGATTTCTGACATAGGCGACACCAATTTCATCGGCGTCTACGCACTGATATGTCCGGCAATCTGGATAGTCTACTGGCTCGCTAGAGAGAAGGGTAGGTTCGAGAGGCCAAAATCGAACGGATGGGTCCTGGAGCTCTCAATGCTCTTCTTCGCAGGAGGGGGCATAACGCTCTACCTTGCGATCCAGAATGGCAATATGTCCATCGTGTCGCCGATAACGAACCTCTATCCGTTGGTCACGATAGCTGTCGCGAAGCTGAGATTGAAGGAGCAGCTGACATTGAGACAGATCATCGCCTTGGCGATGCTGTTCATCTCGATCCCGCTATTCTCCATCTAG
- a CDS encoding phosphohydrolase has protein sequence KGLLERILPSLYPDVSKRTAVIEQILHALYAHDVGENALTIESAIVVIADGCDITKGRGRLSFDMGKHDIHSISALSIESVDIYKGKTKLIEIHVNMSNSAGIYQVQETLGNKVAKSPLRDYIEIVADLTPSKTPPELRILDRIVFSDGKYKNV, from the coding sequence CGAAGGGCCTTCTCGAGCGGATTCTCCCGAGCCTTTATCCCGATGTGTCCAAGAGGACCGCAGTGATCGAACAGATCCTTCACGCGCTCTACGCCCACGATGTTGGCGAGAACGCTCTTACGATCGAGAGCGCCATCGTCGTGATTGCAGACGGATGCGACATAACCAAAGGCAGAGGTAGGCTGTCTTTCGACATGGGCAAGCATGATATCCACTCGATATCGGCTCTCTCCATCGAATCGGTTGACATATACAAGGGCAAGACGAAACTCATCGAGATCCATGTCAACATGTCCAACTCGGCAGGGATTTACCAGGTCCAGGAGACTCTGGGGAATAAGGTCGCCAAGAGCCCGTTGAGGGATTACATCGAGATCGTGGCCGACTTGACCCCGTCAAAGACGCCTCCGGAACTGAGGATACTCGACAGGATCGTTTTCTCCGACGGCAAGTACAAGAACGTCTAG